The following are encoded together in the Pleurocapsa sp. FMAR1 genome:
- a CDS encoding methyl-accepting chemotaxis protein: MNIGTQSTLGTKDKNQITSGNFRHLRILLLPIILTAGLCGGMALFILDAYQGFKKIGTEDIAIIDLSNQIIYLDEVLTSSARLAASTGNESWEKRYNDSIPKLDEVLAETAKLLPLIDSSGITNTDEANDKLVAMETQAFKLTNQGKLSEATALLSSLEYEKQKSVYAQGITETTAALQQYVENNIKKKSQLTYSMLVVIGIASAVLLIAWTFVLQRMRGYIQAINNIETVISNTSLKIASAVERQEKIANEQASSVSQTTSTVDLLGETSRRSAVQAEESAKSANMALSLAETGAQTVDQTRAGMESLKERVREIAEQIINLSEQTEQIAGVSELVGDLANQTNMLALNAAVEAARAGEYGKGFGVVAGEIRKLADQSRKSADKINNLVTDVQAAMNSAVMVTDEGKKTAESSIELALGTAESFIGVKEAVNSVFANTSEISSTAKEQAVGIQEILAAVNALNLGAMDTAADMENVKASTIQLKKFTEELKAIV, translated from the coding sequence ATGAATATTGGAACTCAATCAACCCTAGGTACAAAAGATAAAAATCAAATTACGTCTGGTAATTTTCGTCATTTGAGAATCCTTTTGCTACCTATTATTCTGACTGCGGGCTTGTGTGGAGGCATGGCTTTGTTTATTTTAGATGCCTATCAAGGCTTCAAAAAGATTGGGACTGAGGATATTGCAATTATCGATTTAAGTAATCAAATTATTTATTTAGATGAAGTTCTCACCTCTAGCGCGCGTCTAGCGGCTTCAACTGGTAATGAAAGCTGGGAAAAACGTTATAACGACTCTATCCCTAAATTAGACGAAGTATTAGCAGAAACTGCAAAGCTTTTGCCATTGATAGACAGTAGCGGTATTACTAATACAGATGAAGCTAATGACAAACTTGTTGCCATGGAAACCCAAGCATTTAAGTTAACCAATCAAGGAAAATTGTCAGAAGCCACTGCTTTGCTGTCAAGCCTTGAATATGAGAAACAAAAAAGCGTTTATGCCCAGGGAATAACTGAAACTACAGCAGCATTGCAACAATATGTTGAAAATAACATCAAGAAAAAATCTCAGTTAACCTACTCAATGCTGGTGGTGATTGGGATTGCATCTGCGGTGTTGTTAATTGCCTGGACGTTTGTACTGCAAAGAATGCGAGGCTATATCCAAGCTATTAACAATATAGAAACAGTTATCTCTAATACATCCTTAAAAATTGCTTCGGCTGTAGAACGTCAAGAGAAAATTGCTAACGAACAGGCAAGTTCTGTCAGCCAAACGACCTCTACGGTAGATTTGTTAGGTGAAACCTCAAGACGCTCGGCAGTTCAAGCAGAAGAATCGGCAAAAAGTGCCAATATGGCTCTCTCTCTAGCAGAAACTGGAGCGCAAACAGTGGATCAAACTAGAGCAGGGATGGAAAGTCTCAAGGAAAGGGTAAGAGAAATTGCCGAACAAATTATCAACCTGAGTGAGCAAACTGAACAAATTGCAGGGGTATCTGAACTGGTGGGGGATCTGGCAAACCAAACGAATATGCTGGCTCTTAACGCAGCGGTTGAGGCAGCACGGGCAGGGGAATACGGCAAAGGTTTTGGGGTAGTTGCTGGGGAGATTCGGAAACTAGCAGATCAAAGTCGTAAGTCTGCGGACAAGATCAACAACCTGGTTACAGACGTACAGGCAGCAATGAACAGTGCGGTAATGGTAACTGATGAAGGCAAGAAAACCGCAGAGTCCAGTATTGAATTGGCATTAGGTACAGCCGAATCATTTATTGGGGTAAAGGAGGCTGTTAACAGTGTATTTGCCAACACCTCAGAAATTTCTAGTACCGCAAAAGAACAGGCTGTAGGTATTCAAGAAATCTTAGCAGCAGTTAATGCTCTTAACTTGGGAGCAATGGATACGGCAGCAGATATGGAAAATGTAAAAGCTTCCACAATCCAACTGAAAAAATTCACCGAAGAATTAAAAGCGATTGTTTAG